The following coding sequences lie in one Pectobacterium sp. A5351 genomic window:
- a CDS encoding EAL and HDOD domain-containing protein: MYSFVARQPILNQYLQTVAYELLFRMDVTNKFPNVSPEFATAQLISDQFLTNPLTKSVVEQPYYINFPHQMLINGQAEVLPQEKVVIEILENSPPDNDLFVAVKKLKRKGFRIALDDFSMDSEWDRFLPYIDIIKFDLTLSTFDNIENFINRTSPRKLTYLAEKVETHEQYLQSKKLGISLFQGYFFSRPEMIKSKKLVSNSSNTIRLLREVNKPEINYATIEELVCADLSLYYKLMRHITNIKYNTRFGITATSMSFRSMAMLLGQRELKRFVSLISITNSNENKPSELYRTSLIRARFFELLHASFNLKNDTTEAFLCGLLSLLDAVLDSPMPLLLSQIALSEKINQSLLDHTGELALYLTLISKYEQQEWEELEQLLTQLGLDEENVLTMIMEATHWADEIL, from the coding sequence ATGTATTCATTTGTTGCACGTCAACCTATTTTAAATCAATACCTCCAAACTGTTGCCTACGAACTCCTTTTTCGCATGGACGTCACCAATAAATTTCCTAATGTCAGTCCTGAATTTGCTACCGCACAGCTTATTTCCGATCAGTTCTTAACCAATCCACTGACAAAATCCGTGGTTGAACAACCTTACTATATTAATTTTCCCCACCAGATGCTGATCAATGGTCAGGCAGAAGTCCTGCCACAGGAAAAAGTCGTTATCGAGATTCTTGAGAATTCTCCCCCCGACAACGATCTCTTTGTCGCCGTAAAAAAGCTAAAAAGAAAAGGCTTCAGAATTGCGCTGGATGATTTTTCGATGGATTCAGAGTGGGATCGGTTTTTACCTTACATTGACATCATCAAATTCGATCTCACTCTATCGACGTTTGATAATATTGAAAATTTCATCAACAGAACCTCGCCGCGCAAATTAACCTATCTGGCCGAAAAAGTAGAAACGCATGAGCAATACCTGCAAAGCAAAAAGCTGGGGATCTCACTTTTTCAGGGATATTTTTTCAGCCGTCCTGAAATGATTAAGTCGAAAAAATTAGTCAGTAACTCCAGCAATACCATCAGGCTACTGAGAGAGGTTAATAAGCCTGAAATCAACTATGCCACGATCGAGGAATTGGTTTGTGCCGATCTGTCGCTGTATTATAAATTGATGCGCCATATCACCAATATCAAATACAACACCCGCTTTGGTATCACCGCGACCTCGATGTCTTTCCGTTCCATGGCAATGCTGCTTGGACAACGGGAACTCAAACGTTTTGTCTCGTTAATCAGCATTACCAACAGTAATGAAAATAAACCCAGCGAGCTTTATCGCACCAGTTTAATTCGCGCCAGATTCTTCGAATTATTGCACGCGTCTTTTAATCTGAAGAACGATACCACCGAGGCGTTTCTCTGTGGATTATTATCGCTGCTCGATGCCGTATTAGATTCGCCGATGCCGCTGCTGCTCTCGCAAATCGCTCTGTCGGAAAAAATTAACCAGAGTTTATTGGATCATACCGGCGAGCTCGCGCTTTATCTGACATTAATCTCTAAATATGAACAGCAAGAGTGGGAAGAACTTGAACAGCTTTTAACGCAACTGGGTCTTGATGAAGAAAACGTCCTTACCATGATCATGGAGGCAACGCACTGGGCAGATGAGATTTTATAA
- a CDS encoding DUF72 domain-containing protein, whose product MYIGLPQWQHPAWSRLGLNDLADYSRYFTCVEGNTTFYALPSREVVGRWRDMTHDDFRFCFKFPSTISHKAALQNCDSDVGLFYQCLEPIAHRIGQLWLQLPAAFGPAQLPVLWRFLDALPQGFSYGVEVRHPLFFAKGDEERALNQGLQQRGLNRVILDSRPVHHAVPESAAMREAQRKKPRVPVHAVLTATQPLIRFIGSETLEENLRWFESWRNKLPQWREANPFFFIHTPDIGDAPPLAQQLWPLLAEIDPTFPPQPDWPQQATLF is encoded by the coding sequence ATGTACATCGGATTACCGCAATGGCAGCATCCGGCATGGAGTCGGTTAGGACTCAACGATCTTGCCGACTACAGCCGCTATTTTACCTGCGTTGAAGGTAACACTACCTTTTATGCGTTGCCTTCACGTGAGGTCGTCGGGCGCTGGCGCGATATGACGCATGATGACTTCCGCTTTTGCTTCAAATTTCCCTCAACGATCAGCCATAAAGCCGCCTTGCAGAACTGCGACAGCGATGTCGGCCTTTTTTATCAATGCCTTGAACCGATTGCCCACCGTATCGGACAGCTCTGGCTACAGCTTCCCGCCGCCTTCGGCCCCGCGCAATTGCCTGTTTTGTGGCGCTTTCTTGATGCCTTGCCGCAGGGATTTAGCTACGGCGTGGAAGTACGTCACCCGCTATTTTTTGCCAAAGGCGATGAAGAACGCGCGTTGAATCAGGGGCTACAGCAGCGCGGTCTTAATCGCGTGATTCTCGACAGTCGTCCGGTTCACCACGCCGTACCAGAGAGCGCCGCCATGCGCGAAGCCCAGCGGAAGAAGCCCCGCGTGCCGGTACATGCCGTGCTGACGGCCACGCAGCCGCTGATTCGCTTTATCGGCAGTGAAACGCTGGAAGAAAATCTTCGCTGGTTCGAGTCATGGCGTAACAAGTTGCCGCAATGGCGTGAAGCGAATCCCTTCTTCTTTATTCACACACCGGATATCGGTGATGCCCCACCGCTGGCGCAGCAGCTTTGGCCTTTACTCGCCGAGATCGACCCGACATTTCCGCCCCAGCCGGATTGGCCACAGCAGGCGACGCTCTTTTGA
- a CDS encoding MAPEG family protein, with product MVSALYIVLGAILLIKLSIDVVKLRMQYRVAYGDGGFYELQTAIRVHGNAVEYIPIAAILLVLMEMNGALIIMIHFCGILLIAGRLVHYYGLRHREFRWRRSGMAATYASLILMIAANLYYLPWDLVFTLY from the coding sequence ATGGTAAGTGCGCTCTATATCGTGCTTGGCGCAATCTTGTTGATAAAGCTGTCTATTGATGTTGTGAAACTCAGAATGCAGTATCGCGTGGCCTATGGCGACGGCGGATTTTATGAATTGCAAACGGCGATCCGGGTACATGGCAATGCGGTGGAATACATTCCGATTGCGGCGATTCTGCTGGTGCTGATGGAAATGAACGGCGCCCTTATCATCATGATCCACTTCTGCGGCATTTTATTGATCGCCGGGCGTTTAGTTCACTACTACGGCCTTCGGCATCGCGAATTCCGCTGGCGGCGTTCAGGTATGGCGGCAACCTATGCCTCGCTCATCCTGATGATTGCAGCAAACCTCTATTATCTCCCCTGGGATCTGGTTTTCACGCTGTATTGA
- the cmoA gene encoding carboxy-S-adenosyl-L-methionine synthase CmoA, which produces MPNRDMLFSVPIANLGDWTFDERVADVFPDMIQRSVPGYSNIISMIGMLAERFVRPDSHVYDLGCSLGAATQSMRRNISVPGCKIIAVDNSPAMVKRCRSHIDAFRSDTPVEIIEADILNIDIENASMVVLNFTLQFLEPSQRQVLIERIYQGLNPGGVLVLSEKFNFTDKDVGELLFNMHLDFKRANGYSELEISQKRSMLENVMLTDSVETHKARLASAGFEHSEIWFQCFNFGSLLAVKAEEKA; this is translated from the coding sequence ATGCCAAACCGCGATATGCTTTTTTCTGTGCCAATTGCCAATTTAGGCGACTGGACATTCGACGAACGCGTTGCCGACGTATTCCCCGATATGATCCAACGTTCTGTACCCGGCTATTCCAACATCATTTCGATGATTGGCATGCTGGCAGAACGCTTCGTCCGTCCAGATAGTCACGTCTATGACCTGGGATGCTCGCTGGGTGCTGCGACGCAGTCCATGCGACGCAATATCTCTGTTCCCGGTTGCAAAATTATCGCGGTCGACAATTCTCCCGCCATGGTGAAACGTTGCCGTAGCCATATCGACGCTTTTCGTTCCGATACGCCCGTCGAGATTATCGAAGCCGATATCCTGAACATTGATATCGAAAATGCGTCGATGGTGGTGTTAAATTTTACGCTTCAATTTCTGGAACCCTCCCAGCGCCAGGTGCTCATCGAACGTATTTATCAGGGATTAAATCCCGGCGGCGTACTCGTCCTCTCTGAAAAATTCAATTTTACGGACAAAGACGTCGGCGAATTGCTGTTCAACATGCACCTCGATTTCAAACGGGCAAATGGCTACAGCGAGTTAGAAATCAGCCAGAAGCGCAGCATGCTGGAAAACGTCATGCTGACCGATTCGGTAGAAACCCATAAAGCTCGCCTGGCAAGCGCCGGTTTTGAGCATAGCGAAATTTGGTTTCAATGTTTTAATTTTGGTTCGTTATTAGCCGTGAAAGCAGAGGAAAAGGCGTGA
- the cmoB gene encoding tRNA 5-methoxyuridine(34)/uridine 5-oxyacetic acid(34) synthase CmoB gives MIDFGNFYQQIAKGPLSHWLNTLPSQLSSWQQESLHGKFKLWFNSLEHLPSLTPTSLDLNDSVTARMEPDISEGQREGIEKLLRNLMPWRKGPFSLYGVDINTEWRSDWKWQRVLPHISPLKNRLILDVGCGSGYHLWRMVGEGATMAVGIDPMQLFLCQFEAVRKLLGDDQRAHVLPLGIEQLPELTAFDTVFSMGVLYHRRSPFDHLWQLKNQLVAGGELVLETLVIDGDENQVLVPGERYAQMRNVYFIPSAAALTTWLEKCGFVDVRVVDICTTTTQEQRRTDWMITESLAEFLDPEDQTKTVEGYPAPVRAVVVARKPGVYQP, from the coding sequence GTGATCGATTTCGGCAATTTTTATCAGCAAATCGCAAAAGGCCCACTCAGCCACTGGCTTAACACGCTGCCTTCACAGCTCAGCAGTTGGCAGCAGGAATCCTTGCACGGTAAGTTCAAACTCTGGTTTAACTCGCTGGAACATCTCCCATCGCTGACGCCAACCTCTCTGGATTTAAACGACAGCGTCACCGCGCGCATGGAACCCGATATTTCCGAGGGGCAGCGGGAAGGCATTGAAAAACTGCTGCGTAACCTGATGCCCTGGCGTAAAGGACCCTTTTCACTTTACGGCGTAGATATCAACACAGAGTGGCGTTCTGATTGGAAATGGCAGCGCGTTCTGCCACATATCAGTCCGTTGAAGAACCGTCTGATTCTGGATGTCGGCTGCGGCAGCGGCTATCACCTGTGGCGTATGGTCGGTGAAGGCGCCACGATGGCGGTCGGTATCGATCCGATGCAGCTATTCTTATGTCAATTTGAAGCCGTACGTAAACTGCTTGGTGACGATCAGCGGGCGCACGTTCTGCCACTCGGCATTGAACAACTCCCCGAACTTACCGCTTTTGACACGGTGTTCTCGATGGGCGTGCTGTATCACCGTCGTTCCCCATTCGATCACCTGTGGCAATTGAAGAACCAACTAGTGGCAGGCGGTGAACTGGTGCTGGAAACGCTGGTCATTGACGGCGATGAAAATCAGGTGCTGGTGCCAGGAGAACGCTACGCGCAAATGCGCAATGTGTATTTCATTCCTTCCGCGGCGGCCTTGACCACATGGCTTGAGAAATGCGGGTTTGTCGATGTCCGCGTCGTCGATATCTGCACCACGACAACGCAGGAACAGCGTCGGACAGACTGGATGATCACGGAATCGCTGGCTGAATTCCTCGATCCTGAAGATCAGACAAAAACGGTGGAAGGCTACCCTGCACCAGTACGGGCGGTGGTGGTTGCACGTAAACCAGGAGTCTACCAGCCCTAG
- the cutC gene encoding copper homeostasis protein CutC produces the protein MTKLEVCCYSVDCAITAAQSGADRIELCAGQREGGLTPSYGALRRAREKVAVPVHPIVRPRGGDFCYSATELAAIKYDIEHIREMGFPGVVVGVLNEEGHIDLPKMREIMAVAQGMAVTFHRAFDMCLNPYIALEQLTELGVSRILTSGQQQTAENGLWLLRELTQASRGPIIMAGSGVRLTNLHKFQQAGIRELHSSAGQWMSSPMRYRKIGVSMCSDTELDEFSQYCVDGDVVAAMKRAVSPDCGMQYVS, from the coding sequence ATGACGAAACTGGAAGTATGCTGTTATAGCGTTGATTGTGCCATAACAGCAGCGCAGTCTGGGGCTGATAGGATTGAACTCTGTGCTGGACAACGAGAAGGCGGATTAACGCCATCTTATGGTGCGCTGCGTCGTGCCCGTGAAAAAGTTGCGGTTCCTGTTCACCCGATTGTGCGCCCGAGAGGCGGTGATTTTTGCTACAGCGCGACAGAATTGGCTGCCATCAAATATGATATTGAGCATATTCGCGAGATGGGGTTTCCCGGCGTCGTTGTCGGTGTGCTGAATGAGGAAGGACATATTGATTTACCCAAAATGCGCGAAATCATGGCGGTCGCTCAGGGAATGGCGGTGACCTTTCATCGCGCGTTCGATATGTGCCTGAACCCTTACATTGCGCTGGAACAACTCACTGAACTTGGCGTATCGCGCATATTGACCTCTGGGCAGCAGCAGACGGCGGAGAATGGGTTGTGGTTATTACGTGAACTAACACAGGCCAGTCGCGGTCCAATCATTATGGCGGGCTCCGGCGTGCGGCTGACTAACTTGCACAAATTTCAGCAGGCCGGTATTCGGGAACTGCACAGTTCCGCTGGTCAATGGATGTCATCCCCTATGCGCTACCGAAAAATCGGCGTGTCGATGTGTTCTGATACAGAGCTAGACGAATTTAGCCAGTATTGCGTGGATGGCGATGTAGTGGCAGCAATGAAACGGGCGGTCAGCCCGGATTGTGGAATGCAGTACGTGTCATGA
- a CDS encoding VOC family protein encodes MLPNDLITDLARFELALQELADVLHLDLGAFHADHISLRCNQNATAESWKVALLKVGRLLSENQINGRPICLFILDKAISVGPWKMTCIELPWPGEKHYPHEGWEHVELVLSGEAETLHQRALACLSDDALRAPGIKLKFSSPQGEKERMPNPTLAVTNGKVTIKFHPFDIRDVVASEMSSL; translated from the coding sequence ATGTTACCCAATGATTTGATAACGGATTTAGCGCGTTTTGAGCTCGCGTTGCAGGAATTGGCCGATGTGCTACACCTGGATTTAGGCGCATTTCATGCTGACCATATTTCTCTACGCTGCAACCAAAATGCGACGGCTGAATCCTGGAAAGTGGCGCTGCTAAAGGTTGGTCGCCTACTGTCTGAAAACCAGATCAATGGTCGCCCAATCTGCTTGTTTATACTGGATAAGGCTATCTCGGTTGGCCCTTGGAAAATGACGTGCATCGAGCTACCGTGGCCGGGGGAAAAACATTATCCGCATGAAGGATGGGAGCATGTGGAACTGGTGCTTTCAGGGGAGGCAGAAACGCTGCATCAGCGTGCACTGGCCTGCTTGTCTGATGATGCGCTACGTGCGCCAGGTATCAAGCTGAAATTCAGTTCTCCGCAAGGCGAAAAAGAACGAATGCCTAATCCGACGCTGGCGGTAACCAACGGGAAAGTGACAATAAAATTTCATCCATTTGATATACGCGATGTTGTCGCGAGCGAAATGTCGTCACTATGA